The Streptomyces sp. NBC_00659 genomic interval GCCATCGCCCCGTACGACCTGCCCACGCAGGACAGCCTCCCGGCGAACCTGGCCGACTGGACGCCGGCCGCGGACCGTGCGGCTCTGGTGGTCCACGACATGCAGCGCTTCTTCCTGCGCCCTCTGTCCGACCCGCTGCGTGCCGGGCTCGTCCACCACGCGGCCCAACTGCGCAAGCGAGCCGCGTCGCTGGGTGTACCCGTCGCCTACTCCGCGCAGCCCGGTGGCATGACCTCCGAGGAGCGCGGGCTGCTGGCCGACTTCTGGGGGCCGGGCATGCGCACTTCCCCCGAGGACCGCGAGGTCGTCGACGAGCTGGCCCCGGCGGACGGCGACTGGCTGCTGACCAAGCGCCGCTACAGTGCCTTCTACCGCTCCGACCTGCTACAGCGGCTGCGCGACGCCGGCCGCGACCAGATCGTGCTGTGCGGGGTCTACGCCCACATCGGCGTACTGGCCACCGCGATCGACGCGTTCAGCCACGACATCCAGGTGTTCCTCGCCGCCGACGCCGTCGCGGACTTCTCCGCCCGGCAGCACCGGTGGACGCTGGAGTACGTCGCCCAGCGGTGCGGGGTGGTCGTCCTGAGCGACCAGGTGTTCGCATGAACACCCCGGGGCGCGGCGGGACGGACCTCCTCGACCGGCTGCTCGCCGAAGAGCGGCCGCCCGCCTTCGCCTTGCTGCACCGGCCCGAGAGCGGTGACCCGGACACCGTCGAGGTCCTGCTGGGCGAAGTATCCCACCCCGACTCGCTGGCACGGCTGCCGCTGCCGTCCGGCGCCCCCGGCGCCCCGCGGCATGACGCCCTGGTCCTGGTGCCCTACAGGCAGCTCGCCGAGCGTGGCTTCGCGGCGCCCGACGACGGGGCGCCCCTGATCGCCCTGACCGTGAACGAGCAGGCCTCGCTGCCGCTGGAGGACGTCCTGGAGCGGCTCTCCCCGGTGCCGGTGCACCTCACCGGAAGCCGCTTCGACCTCTCCGACGAGGAGTACGCCGAGATCGTGCGGCGCGTGGTCGCCGACGAGATAGGCA includes:
- a CDS encoding isochorismatase family protein, translating into MVGIPAIAPYDLPTQDSLPANLADWTPAADRAALVVHDMQRFFLRPLSDPLRAGLVHHAAQLRKRAASLGVPVAYSAQPGGMTSEERGLLADFWGPGMRTSPEDREVVDELAPADGDWLLTKRRYSAFYRSDLLQRLRDAGRDQIVLCGVYAHIGVLATAIDAFSHDIQVFLAADAVADFSARQHRWTLEYVAQRCGVVVLSDQVFA